The following are from one region of the Candidatus Marsarchaeota archaeon genome:
- a CDS encoding YncE family protein, whose protein sequence is ANTLTANTASTFDFEAYGTIHYLNSNVIAGNSYAINAISTNSVNLVPLGSAQGSIGYIVSNTISVTTASPPLNISVPLDKMTFAYGTFTQFNQIPVSLYVNNALVSNTITGIHNSTISGIYSPYGVAFSPNGAYAYVTNFFSDEVNIINTSTAKTTTSAVSGVNVPSSVAFSPNGAYAYVTNNGNNTISIVNTSTKTIVSTISGFDEPYGVAFYPDGAYAYVTNYGKNDVSIVNTSTKTIVSTISGFDEPYGVAFSLSGAYAYVTNERNGTISIVNTSTSSIISTISGFDYPDGVAFSPNGAYAYVAAGGNISIVNTYTKTIASTISGFHDPVGVAFSPNRAYAYVTNNGNSTVSVINTEFNSYKFSAAGTYSLTANTLGNSNYTSNTISLTFNVINESITINLSATSNTSYTYNTKAPSIIASLKSNSISGNVLNSLAFNFNSGTGNIITYNNGNSLKVQMPSNSSFATAGNYLYIISSKMQNDFLNSTNTIIVYNDIIPNSIKISILKAAPAVLLKTPRNTVYNGSSVLTYYGTFTQFNQIPVRLYANNAIVSNTVIGILNSTVSGNFDFPLGIAISPNGAYAYVVNNGNSNISVINTSTSKVVRTISGFNYSDGVAFSPNGAYAYVSSDAYLYVNSETALLQSDNLSIVNTSTGSRIGTIAGFNEPLSVAIAPSGAYAYVMNNQNNTISIVNTSTRSIIGTISGFSFPYGMAISSNGTNAYVSNYGVSQVWLINGLTHSGYEPIISIISSFPFAAGLEGVAFLPTDSYIYVAGINYNKIAIINTSTNEVVSTIPISSPAYIAVSPSGAYAYVTDPTDNYISIINTGFGSYKLSAAGTYSLTANTPGNVNYTSNTASASFTIAKATPTLQLNVCSNYTYSGSAGCLITASINSFGNQLKGYLYINGNVVANSTSTSNTITFTAHEGAGNYSVVFNTTGNRNYTSNSIKKDFTIAKASPSITFPVFPQNFVYNGSTATVEAEISTYNNQLQANAFVNNALVSSFYSSNDFAVGPAAGNYTITANTLGNGNYTPISVSRIFTIIPAPVHSSSSTSSLYITDNVNKTYASNRSVFDVYLINYSDNAKVLNITYYQNQLPAEISFPAHYYVRFNFACAFTANGNYYVSNNTYGLLDSVPCGTNYTTTGGSYSAYYLKMIIPTTTTTTTTTTTVTTTTLPSISITNKGYEVSLNIAPHERSKITITQLHIALNIYSNYTKNITEDVTIKNVTSTMPSVPISYHTISGFNISATPKVPAINTTVTYACSLNPSQIKPLMFVNGTWMPVTDYSINQSACSIAFFASAPAVVAVATTQNITTTIPATTATTTILPVAKPTPNYEEYAIIVVIVVLAIIIIAYAAMKATAKGSR, encoded by the coding sequence TGCACTTGTATCAAACACGATAACTGGCATACATAATTCCACAATCTCCGGCATCTACAGCCCATATGGTGTAGCCTTCTCCCCCAACGGCGCCTATGCCTATGTGACAAATTTTTTTAGCGATGAGGTCAATATAATAAATACCTCTACAGCCAAAACTACAACCTCTGCGGTCTCTGGCGTAAACGTTCCATCTAGTGTAGCCTTCTCCCCCAACGGCGCCTATGCCTATGTGACGAATAACGGCAACAACACTATAAGCATAGTCAATACTTCAACCAAAACCATAGTATCTACCATCTCAGGCTTTGATGAACCATACGGTGTAGCTTTCTACCCCGACGGCGCATATGCATACGTTACGAATTATGGCAAAAATGATGTCAGCATAGTCAATACTTCAACCAAAACCATAGTATCTACCATCTCAGGCTTTGATGAACCATACGGTGTAGCATTTTCTCTCAGCGGCGCCTATGCCTATGTGACAAATGAACGCAACGGCACCATCAGCATAGTCAATACTTCTACTAGTTCCATAATTTCAACCATCTCAGGCTTCGATTATCCGGACGGTGTAGCATTTTCTCCCAACGGTGCCTACGCTTATGTGGCGGCCGGAGGCAATATCAGCATAGTCAATACTTATACCAAAACTATTGCCTCTACAATTTCCGGCTTCCACGATCCAGTCGGCGTAGCCTTCTCCCCAAACAGGGCTTATGCCTACGTGACGAATAACGGCAACAGTACTGTAAGCGTAATTAATACAGAATTCAACTCGTATAAATTTTCAGCAGCTGGAACATATTCACTGACTGCCAACACTCTTGGAAATTCCAACTACACATCCAATACTATATCCTTAACCTTTAATGTGATTAACGAATCAATCACCATAAATTTATCCGCCACAAGTAATACTTCGTACACATATAATACCAAAGCCCCATCAATTATCGCTTCTTTAAAAAGCAATTCGATTTCTGGCAACGTATTGAATTCGCTCGCATTCAATTTCAATTCCGGCACTGGCAACATTATAACTTATAACAATGGCAATTCCCTAAAAGTGCAGATGCCATCAAATTCTTCATTTGCTACTGCTGGAAATTACCTATATATTATATCTAGCAAGATGCAGAATGACTTTTTGAACAGCACCAACACAATAATAGTCTATAACGATATTATTCCCAACTCCATAAAGATATCAATACTCAAGGCTGCGCCTGCAGTATTGCTCAAGACTCCAAGGAATACAGTTTACAACGGTTCATCTGTTTTAACCTACTATGGCACATTTACCCAGTTCAACCAGATACCGGTTAGACTTTACGCAAACAACGCAATAGTGTCCAATACTGTAATAGGAATACTAAATTCAACAGTGTCTGGCAATTTTGATTTCCCTCTTGGAATAGCTATATCCCCCAACGGCGCCTACGCCTATGTAGTAAACAATGGCAATAGCAACATCAGCGTAATAAATACCTCTACCTCAAAAGTCGTGCGCACTATATCCGGTTTTAATTATTCGGATGGTGTAGCATTTTCTCCCAACGGCGCCTACGCCTATGTGTCATCAGACGCCTATTTATACGTGAATAGCGAAACTGCATTGTTACAAAGCGATAACCTAAGCATCGTGAACACTTCAACGGGTTCCAGAATCGGAACCATTGCAGGTTTTAATGAACCATTAAGCGTTGCTATTGCTCCTTCAGGCGCCTACGCCTACGTTATGAACAACCAAAACAACACAATTAGCATCGTGAACACTTCTACCCGCTCAATAATCGGAACGATCTCAGGTTTTTCATTTCCGTATGGAATGGCCATCTCATCAAATGGCACTAACGCTTATGTGTCAAATTATGGCGTATCCCAGGTTTGGTTGATTAATGGATTAACTCACTCCGGTTATGAACCAATAATTAGCATAATCTCCAGTTTTCCTTTTGCTGCTGGATTAGAAGGTGTTGCTTTCTTACCTACCGACTCATACATTTACGTTGCAGGTATCAATTATAACAAAATAGCAATAATAAATACATCTACCAACGAAGTGGTCAGTACTATACCGATTAGCTCGCCTGCATATATTGCAGTATCTCCTTCAGGCGCCTACGCATACGTGACAGACCCTACCGACAATTATATCAGCATAATAAACACCGGGTTTGGCTCGTATAAACTCTCTGCTGCAGGCACATACTCGCTTACTGCAAATACTCCAGGTAATGTAAATTATACCTCAAACACTGCCTCTGCGTCGTTCACAATTGCAAAAGCCACACCAACGCTGCAGTTGAATGTATGCAGCAACTACACGTACAGCGGCTCTGCGGGATGCCTAATCACTGCTTCCATAAATTCCTTTGGCAACCAGTTGAAGGGATACCTTTACATAAATGGCAATGTCGTTGCGAATTCAACATCTACATCAAATACAATAACGTTCACTGCACATGAAGGTGCTGGGAATTATTCAGTAGTCTTCAATACTACGGGAAACAGGAATTATACATCCAATTCCATAAAAAAGGACTTCACGATTGCGAAGGCCTCTCCATCAATAACATTTCCAGTTTTCCCGCAAAATTTTGTCTATAACGGTTCGACAGCTACTGTCGAAGCCGAAATATCCACGTATAACAACCAGTTGCAGGCAAACGCTTTTGTAAATAACGCTTTGGTAAGTTCGTTCTACTCCAGCAATGATTTTGCTGTTGGTCCAGCAGCAGGTAACTACACAATAACCGCAAATACGCTTGGCAATGGGAACTATACTCCTATTTCTGTGTCGAGAATATTTACAATAATTCCTGCGCCTGTGCATTCATCATCTTCAACATCATCGCTCTATATAACAGACAATGTAAATAAAACGTACGCGTCAAACAGGAGCGTGTTTGACGTATACCTGATAAACTATTCGGACAATGCAAAGGTGCTGAACATAACGTATTACCAGAATCAGCTGCCTGCAGAGATATCGTTCCCAGCGCATTACTACGTCAGGTTCAATTTTGCATGCGCTTTCACTGCAAACGGCAATTATTATGTCTCAAACAATACGTACGGCCTTCTTGATTCAGTGCCATGCGGCACAAATTACACAACCACTGGCGGTTCCTACAGTGCATATTATTTGAAAATGATAATCCCAACAACCACAACTACTACAACGACCACCACAACCGTAACTACTACAACACTTCCGTCAATATCCATCACAAACAAGGGCTATGAAGTATCGCTGAATATTGCGCCCCATGAACGATCAAAAATAACAATAACGCAACTGCACATAGCGCTTAACATATATTCCAACTACACAAAGAACATTACAGAAGATGTAACGATAAAGAACGTAACATCAACGATGCCTTCCGTGCCTATAAGCTATCATACAATTTCAGGCTTCAACATATCCGCAACGCCGAAGGTGCCTGCAATCAACACTACAGTGACATATGCGTGCTCTCTAAATCCATCGCAGATAAAGCCTCTTATGTTTGTAAATGGCACATGGATGCCAGTAACCGACTATTCAATCAACCAAAGCGCATGCAGCATTGCATTCTTCGCTTCTGCACCTGCAGTTGTCGCAGTAGCTACAACTCAGAATATCACTACCACAATTCCTGCTACCACTGCAACGACAACGATATTGCCGGTTGCGAAGCCAACTCCTAACTATGAAGAATACGCCATAATCGTCGTGATTGTCGTCCTGGCAATCATAATAATCGCATACGCAGCCATGAAGGCCACTGCAAAAGGCAGCAGGTAA
- a CDS encoding DEAD/DEAH box helicase has product MEVKSIKGMIPSEALESIIARGITEFTPPQELAIRAGLLDGANILVAAPTASGKTLIAEMACVNCMIASGKKAVYVAPMRAIVSEKYSEFREAYPYIKAAISMGDLDSSDQWLADYEMLFVSTEKLDSLIRHGAQWISTIGCIVFDEVHMLADESRGPTLELLITKLMHSVHAQVIALSATIGNAEELAMWLGAKLVTSDYRPVRLLKGVFDGKMLHYWDGQGKLQKAEMNGKSKIPEIRIAEDTLASGKQAIIFYSTKRNAEAGAVKLSAYFKERLGKADLDALQKASEEVLNVLERPTSQCRKLSECIKGGVAFHHSGLVNAQRSYVEHYFKENRIKVICATTTIGYGVNLPAHTVVIRDLSRHNGISAERLSVNEVLQLFGRAGRPKYDTEGRAILLSGNRYSVQELYLHYIIGTPEPIDSALGVASVLRTHILAFIAEDFLNSGEAIAAFIKKTLYGHQYGNDLHISTIVRQVLKELEEWGFIALREGYYTATRLGKRISELYIDPLSAKWIIEFMQHARDETSTLYLIANTVEMRPYLRPTEEAEAEYVFYKNRLDSEAISKYEESSYGYYNPLEPFATALMLRDWISETEEDSIIAKYRVTPGALYSKLTNADWIAYSAIEIAKLIRMPARGLVDIRVRMRYGIRSELLDLVRLEQIGRVRARKLYANGIKSVADIRANRQKVEMLLGKDISSKVFSQLEG; this is encoded by the coding sequence ATGGAAGTTAAAAGCATAAAGGGCATGATACCCAGCGAAGCGCTTGAGTCGATCATTGCACGAGGCATAACCGAATTCACGCCTCCTCAGGAGCTAGCCATAAGGGCTGGCCTTTTGGACGGTGCGAACATTCTGGTAGCTGCGCCCACTGCAAGCGGCAAGACGCTCATAGCTGAAATGGCATGCGTGAACTGCATGATAGCTTCCGGCAAGAAGGCTGTGTATGTTGCGCCTATGCGTGCCATAGTGTCTGAAAAGTATTCGGAATTCAGGGAGGCATACCCGTACATAAAGGCAGCCATATCAATGGGCGACCTTGATTCATCGGACCAGTGGCTTGCGGATTATGAGATGCTTTTCGTGTCCACTGAGAAGCTTGACAGCCTGATAAGGCACGGGGCGCAGTGGATAAGCACAATAGGCTGCATAGTGTTTGACGAGGTGCACATGCTTGCAGATGAAAGCAGGGGCCCAACGCTTGAGCTGCTGATAACAAAGCTGATGCATTCCGTGCATGCGCAGGTGATAGCGCTGAGCGCTACGATCGGCAACGCAGAGGAACTTGCAATGTGGCTAGGCGCAAAGCTTGTGACAAGCGACTACAGGCCAGTAAGGCTGCTGAAGGGGGTTTTCGACGGGAAGATGCTCCACTATTGGGATGGGCAAGGGAAGCTCCAAAAAGCGGAAATGAATGGCAAAAGCAAGATACCTGAGATAAGGATTGCAGAGGATACGCTGGCTTCAGGCAAGCAGGCGATAATATTCTATTCTACAAAGCGCAACGCCGAGGCAGGCGCCGTAAAGCTTTCGGCATACTTCAAGGAAAGGCTGGGCAAGGCGGACTTGGATGCATTGCAAAAGGCATCAGAAGAGGTGCTCAACGTGCTTGAGAGGCCCACAAGCCAGTGCCGCAAGCTGTCGGAATGCATAAAGGGCGGCGTCGCTTTCCACCATTCAGGGCTCGTGAATGCACAGCGCAGCTATGTTGAGCATTACTTCAAGGAGAACCGCATAAAGGTAATATGCGCCACTACAACAATAGGCTATGGGGTCAACCTGCCGGCGCACACTGTAGTAATCCGTGACCTGAGCAGGCACAACGGCATAAGCGCAGAGAGGCTAAGCGTGAACGAGGTGCTGCAGCTTTTCGGAAGGGCAGGCAGGCCAAAATACGACACTGAGGGAAGGGCAATACTGCTATCAGGCAACCGCTATAGCGTTCAGGAGCTTTACCTGCATTACATAATAGGCACTCCGGAGCCGATAGACTCTGCGCTTGGTGTGGCGTCAGTGCTGCGTACGCACATACTTGCCTTCATAGCAGAAGATTTCCTAAATTCAGGCGAAGCAATAGCAGCATTCATAAAGAAGACGCTTTACGGGCATCAGTACGGCAACGACCTCCATATAAGCACAATAGTGCGGCAGGTGCTGAAGGAGCTTGAAGAATGGGGATTCATAGCGCTAAGGGAAGGCTACTATACTGCTACAAGGCTTGGCAAGAGGATAAGCGAGCTTTACATCGATCCGCTTTCGGCAAAATGGATAATCGAGTTCATGCAGCATGCAAGGGACGAGACGTCAACGCTGTACCTGATTGCCAACACGGTAGAGATGCGCCCGTACCTTCGCCCAACGGAGGAGGCTGAAGCCGAGTACGTGTTCTACAAGAACAGGCTGGACAGCGAAGCGATATCAAAGTATGAGGAGTCGTCGTACGGCTATTACAATCCCCTGGAGCCTTTTGCTACAGCGCTGATGCTCAGGGACTGGATCAGCGAGACTGAAGAAGATTCTATAATAGCAAAATACAGAGTTACCCCCGGGGCGCTTTATTCGAAGCTGACAAACGCAGACTGGATAGCTTATTCAGCAATTGAAATAGCAAAGCTGATTCGCATGCCTGCAAGGGGCCTTGTGGACATCAGGGTAAGGATGCGCTACGGCATACGCTCAGAGCTGCTCGACCTGGTCAGGCTTGAGCAGATAGGGCGCGTAAGGGCCAGGAAGCTGTACGCAAATGGCATAAAAAGCGTTGCTGACATAAGGGCAAACAGGCAGAAGGTTGAGATGCTGCTTGGCAAAGACATATCCTCAAAGGTGTTTTCCCAGCTTGAGGGCTAG
- a CDS encoding helix-turn-helix domain-containing protein has translation MANAREKTLATCMRMLEQTGFSSVSISRFHSPFSAIAKRKEEVYIFKVVQNIDSISQAEGEALTKLSVFFNAHTYIIGSGYKSSKVEEGMAFSRHGVDCISAKTLEDLLSNKKPRHADKFIRGKMHINGYELRRLRKLAGLSQRGLAGLSGLSKDSIYKYERGSAAISSESLERLERVLLSNLGTESYAQERSFSAAGQTKVGELLFMETDRAPFEVVCRFRHRFEFAKMTDQRTMKKIADFYKEFDGIFNDRQFIIADSSRAEAFGIPIISRQELNGIASEADLIEMAEERSS, from the coding sequence ATGGCAAACGCTAGGGAAAAGACGCTTGCGACATGCATGCGCATGCTAGAGCAGACCGGCTTCAGCAGCGTAAGCATTTCAAGATTCCATTCACCGTTCAGCGCGATAGCCAAGCGGAAGGAAGAAGTATACATATTCAAAGTGGTGCAGAACATAGATTCAATAAGCCAGGCTGAGGGCGAGGCGCTCACTAAGCTTTCGGTCTTTTTCAACGCCCACACATACATAATAGGCTCAGGATACAAGAGCAGCAAGGTTGAAGAGGGGATGGCCTTTTCGAGGCACGGCGTGGATTGCATATCGGCAAAGACTCTGGAGGACCTGCTTTCAAACAAAAAGCCAAGGCATGCAGACAAGTTCATCAGGGGCAAGATGCACATAAACGGCTATGAGCTTAGAAGGCTAAGGAAGCTTGCAGGGCTGAGCCAGCGCGGGCTTGCTGGGCTTTCAGGCCTGTCGAAGGACAGCATATACAAATACGAGCGCGGCAGCGCTGCCATAAGCTCGGAATCCCTTGAGCGGCTTGAGCGCGTGCTGCTTTCAAACCTTGGCACAGAGTCCTACGCGCAGGAGCGTAGCTTCAGTGCAGCAGGCCAGACAAAGGTCGGGGAATTGCTATTCATGGAGACTGACAGGGCTCCTTTCGAGGTTGTATGCCGCTTCAGGCACCGCTTTGAGTTTGCAAAGATGACAGACCAAAGGACTATGAAGAAGATAGCGGACTTTTACAAGGAGTTTGACGGCATCTTCAACGACAGGCAGTTCATCATAGCAGATTCCAGCAGGGCCGAGGCATTTGGCATTCCAATAATATCAAGGCAAGAGCTCAACGGCATAGCATCCGAAGCAGATCTGATCGAGATGGCCGAAGAACGCTCAAGCTAA
- a CDS encoding nucleoporin Nup120/160, with protein sequence MDLYVLRAASLIVIALIYMLFDIFNSRNVPNIFAYAALLYGLALTVLYLNASEIAISAVIAAIVLGLGYAVYRAGQLGAADVIEFATISLILPFQKTGLIYSFPQGYLPSVISLAINSGIAALIIVPLYYIPKSGKRFKHAKAVQPHFADYFKTILILVVYLFFLLFLIAVVHSSAFGIALLIVIAIGSGMVLLYEKRIMAYMVQYVNYRMMEPGDMIAVQMIDETKLKSLKRRIKGFGRLVTPELLKELAKKYSGKLPVYKKGIPFAVPIFVGALALVLYGNVLFTLIPRLPI encoded by the coding sequence ATGGACCTTTATGTTTTGCGCGCAGCGTCGCTCATAGTAATCGCATTAATATACATGCTATTCGACATTTTCAACAGCAGGAATGTGCCAAACATATTTGCGTATGCGGCGCTGCTTTACGGGCTTGCCCTTACGGTTCTCTATCTCAATGCCTCTGAAATAGCGATAAGCGCTGTCATAGCCGCAATAGTGCTCGGGCTCGGCTATGCAGTTTATAGGGCAGGGCAGCTTGGCGCTGCAGATGTGATAGAGTTCGCAACGATTTCCCTGATACTGCCGTTCCAGAAGACAGGGCTAATCTACAGCTTCCCGCAGGGATACCTGCCTTCAGTAATATCCCTTGCCATAAATAGCGGCATAGCTGCATTGATAATAGTGCCGCTTTACTATATACCGAAATCCGGGAAGCGTTTCAAGCATGCAAAGGCTGTGCAGCCGCATTTTGCAGACTATTTCAAGACGATTTTGATACTGGTAGTGTATCTCTTCTTCCTGCTCTTCCTTATAGCAGTGGTGCATTCATCAGCTTTCGGGATTGCGCTTCTCATAGTAATAGCAATAGGTTCGGGCATGGTGCTGCTTTACGAGAAGCGGATAATGGCATACATGGTCCAGTATGTAAATTACAGGATGATGGAGCCAGGGGACATGATAGCGGTGCAGATGATTGACGAAACGAAGCTTAAAAGCCTAAAGCGCAGGATAAAAGGCTTCGGCAGGCTCGTTACCCCAGAGCTACTGAAGGAGTTGGCGAAAAAATATTCAGGAAAGCTTCCTGTGTACAAGAAAGGCATACCTTTTGCTGTGCCGATTTTCGTTGGAGCACTGGCGCTGGTGCTCTATGGCAATGTGCTTTTTACGCTGATACCGCGCCTGCCGATTTAG
- a CDS encoding glycoside hydrolase family 15 protein, whose amino-acid sequence METVLSDRRVPSSYDSRASLTRNELAETYKNALKAISHIYDNVEPDGFMVAAPDFTWYKLMWFRDSSFVSSSLSYAYKHMAFEKDDNEYALKAREASGRILGKLWDVIDLNGPRMKHAVDCGLESLEFKLLENHVAARFYHDGNHANVLIDGRHVNDSAELKNPNSWLKQFDSVPLVLFATAEFIRNVGAEHISHGTMEKIGRNLDLACSYIINTYKCPSAGPWEQYPQMLHSYTVASAFAGLKAALEISEATGVPVERGRILDSLYAKDYNGIAFFLNKLFVDDGILHKFRPEFGTEPVKTPKADAASYLVFALFNGDGQLFSNEVVEKTVKELENNHVFYSYKSNKFHVDEAPKRYEGDKYFGGSGWLLAEAAEGFLSLKMGRAEEATRKLKDLNMQVSSSISKFGELRLPEQKMLDEEFLNPVRESESDAIGKLPAQDLIWSAGEYLRLASGFLENYYSSKYTPMLRNGNK is encoded by the coding sequence TTGGAAACCGTTCTTTCCGACCGACGCGTTCCTTCCAGCTACGATTCACGAGCTTCGCTTACGCGGAACGAGCTCGCAGAAACGTACAAAAATGCATTGAAAGCCATAAGCCACATATATGACAATGTGGAGCCTGACGGCTTCATGGTCGCAGCGCCTGACTTCACATGGTACAAGCTCATGTGGTTCAGGGATTCCTCATTTGTTTCCTCATCGCTCTCTTACGCGTATAAGCACATGGCGTTTGAGAAGGATGACAATGAATATGCGCTGAAAGCCAGGGAAGCCTCCGGAAGGATACTCGGGAAGCTTTGGGATGTGATAGACCTGAACGGGCCGAGAATGAAGCACGCTGTGGACTGCGGGCTCGAATCTCTGGAATTCAAGCTCCTTGAAAACCATGTTGCTGCAAGATTCTATCATGACGGAAATCACGCTAATGTACTTATAGACGGCAGGCACGTAAATGATTCTGCAGAGCTCAAAAACCCGAATTCATGGCTCAAGCAGTTCGATTCCGTTCCGCTGGTGCTTTTTGCGACTGCAGAGTTTATAAGGAACGTTGGCGCCGAGCACATAAGCCATGGCACGATGGAGAAAATCGGGCGAAACCTGGACCTGGCATGCTCGTACATAATTAATACATACAAATGCCCGTCGGCAGGCCCCTGGGAGCAGTATCCGCAAATGCTGCATTCATACACGGTTGCGTCCGCATTCGCAGGCCTAAAGGCAGCGCTGGAAATATCAGAGGCCACTGGCGTGCCAGTAGAAAGGGGCAGGATCCTTGATTCGCTGTATGCAAAGGATTACAACGGCATAGCGTTCTTCTTAAACAAGCTCTTCGTAGACGATGGCATACTGCACAAGTTCAGGCCTGAATTCGGCACGGAACCTGTAAAAACTCCGAAAGCAGATGCAGCATCGTACCTTGTATTCGCTCTTTTCAACGGCGACGGCCAGCTTTTCAGCAATGAAGTTGTTGAAAAAACAGTGAAGGAGCTTGAGAATAACCATGTCTTCTATTCATACAAGTCAAACAAGTTCCATGTCGACGAAGCGCCTAAAAGGTATGAAGGTGACAAGTACTTCGGCGGCTCCGGATGGCTTCTTGCAGAGGCGGCTGAAGGATTCCTAAGCCTGAAGATGGGCAGGGCAGAAGAAGCGACGCGCAAGCTTAAAGACCTGAACATGCAAGTATCCAGCTCCATTTCAAAATTCGGGGAGCTTAGGCTTCCTGAGCAAAAGATGCTGGACGAGGAGTTCCTAAACCCGGTTCGCGAGTCCGAAAGCGATGCCATAGGCAAGCTGCCTGCGCAGGATCTTATATGGAGCGCCGGCGAATACCTTAGGCTTGCTTCAGGCTTCCTGGAGAATTATTATTCCAGCAAATATACGCCAATGCTGCGCAATGGGAATAAGTAG